One Pleuronectes platessa chromosome 20, fPlePla1.1, whole genome shotgun sequence DNA window includes the following coding sequences:
- the rdh12l gene encoding retinol dehydrogenase 12, like, with protein MQTIRNYFRTPWSSDVRLDDRTVVITGANTGIGKETAMDLAKRGAKVIIACRDMEKAEAAVNDVIEKSDNKNVRCMKLDLSDTKSIREFAEAINKEEPKLNILINNAGVMVCPYGKTADGFEMQIGVNHMGHFLLTHLLLDLMKRSAPARIVTVSSMAHSWGAINLEDINSEKGYNKGKAYSQSKLANILFTHTLAKKLEGTGVTTYSLHPGVVQTDLWRHLSGPQQFIMRMVSPFTKDSVQGAQTTIYCAVEPTLEKESGGYYSDCAPAACSAAGKDDSVAQKLWDLSCSLLSIT; from the exons ATGCAGACGATCAG AAACTACTTCCGGACGCCCTGGTCCTCTGACGTCCGACTGGATGACAGGACCGTGGTGATCACCGGAGCCAACACCGGGATCGGTAAAGAAACGGCCATGGACCTGGCAAAAAGAG gGGCGAAGGTCATCATAGCGTGCAGGGACATGGAGAAAGCAGAGGCCGCTGTTAATGACGTCATCGAAAAATCCGACAACAAGAACGTCCGCTGCATGAAACTTGACCTGTCAGATACCAAGTCCATTAGAGAATTCGCTGAAGCCATCAACAAAG AGGAGCCCAAACTCAATATCCTCATCAACAATGCCGGCGTGATGGTTTGTCCTTATGGGAAAACAGCAGATGGCTTTGAGATGCAGATCGGTGTCAATCACATGG gtcacttcctgttgacACATTTGTTGCTGGACCTGATGAAAAGATCGGCGCCGGCCAGGATAGTCACCGTGTCCTCCATGGCTCACTCCTGGGGCGCCATCAATCTGGAAGACATCAACAGCGAGAAGGGTTACAACAAGGGCAAAGCTTACTCCCAGAGCAAGCTCGCCAACATCCTGTTCACCCACACGCTCGCCAAAAAACTAGAAG GCACGGGTGTGACCACGTACTCCCTCCACCCCGGTGTCGTCCAGACAGATTTGTGGCGCCACCTCAGCGGCCCCCAGCAGTTCATCATGAGGATGGTCAGTCCCTTCACCAAAGACTCTGTGCAGGGAGCTCAGACCACCATTTACTGCGCGGTGGAGCCGACGCTGGAGAAGGAGAGCGGTGGATACTACAG tGACTGTGCTCCTGCAGCCTGCTCAGCAGCTGGGAAAGACGACAGCGTGGCTCAGAAGTTGTGGGACCTGAGCTGTAGTCTTCTCTCCATCACGTGA